TGTTTTGGAACAACCGGATTAGAAATTAATGCTCAAACCAGCAGAGACGGTTTTGGAAAGAGGATAGGTTCTTCCGTTTGTGCCGTCCCCGTCGAATTGTTCCGGGTCAATGTATTTGCTGCGCAGCGGTGTGTAGGTCAGCAGGTTTTCGCCGCTTACGTAAATCCTTGCATTCGGAATGCGGACCTTCGTGGTAAGCTTGGCAGGGATTGTATAACCGATCACTACATTTTTTAACCGCAGATAACCTACATTCTGAATGTACCGGTCGTTCCTTGCATTCAGGTCGCCGCCACCGTTCAACGCCGTGTAGCCGCGCAGAATAGGGAAATAAGCGTCCTGGTTTTCGGGTGTCCACACATCTTTTTCAAATTCCCTTGGAATGAATGAATAGTAAGGTCGCGAATAAGGCCCCCAGAATTTGTCTGCATTGTTACCCGGGTACCAGTTTTTACGGATGATACCCTGCGCCAGCGCCGAAATGTCGAAACCACCCCATGAAGCGCCCAGATTGATACCGTAGCGGAATCTTGGGCTGGTATTTCCGATGATTTTTAGGTCACCGTGATCGGCAAGGGTATTGGCGCCTTCCGATATTTTCCCGTCGCCATTCACATCTATGAATTTTAAATCCCCTGCCTGCAACCGGCTCCAATCGCCCGGTGCGCTCAAACGCTGCTTGTTCACGATGGTCTGGTCAATAGGATAAGCCTTCGCTTCTTCATCGGTTTTGAAGAATCCGTCGATCGAATAGCCCCACATTTCACCGATCGTCTGGCCTTCATAGCGGCTGGAAAGGATCTTGTTCGGGTTATCATATTTCGTAATCTTCGCTTTGTAGTCGGATAATATAAATGAAGCATTATAAGAAAATGGCTTTCCGGCCAGCTTAAACTGGTCCCTCCAGCTAAGCGCCAGCTCGAAACCGCGGGTTTCCAGGTCTCCTGCATTCTGGGTAGGCACGGTTGCGCCGTATACCGCAGGCAGTACCTGGCCAGGGATCAGCATATCGGTCGTTTTCCGGATATAGGCGTCAAAAGACAGGTTCAGCTTGCTTTTGATAAAATCAGCGTCCAGACCAATATTGGAGGTCGTCGCTTTTTCCCAGGTCAGATTAGCCGAAATCGGGTTGGGGTTATTGACGTAATTCAGCTTTTGTCCATTTGTCATCCAACTTGAAAGTGCTGTCGGCATGGTGGAAATGTAAGGGTAATAGCTTGCCGAGTTGTTATTGGCAGGAAGCTGGTTGCCCAATGTTCCGTAGGACGCTCTGATTTTAAGATTATTAACCGCGCCTTTGATCGGATCGAAAAATTTCTCTTCACTGATCCTCCAACCTGCCGAAACCGATGGGAAGAAACCGTAACGCCGTCCCTCGCCAAATCGTGAAGTACCGTCATAGCGACCATTCACTTCGAGCAGGTATTTGCCCATATAGTCATAATTAACCCTGAAAAACGCGCCGAAAAGGGAGTACTGGTAGGAATCTCCTTCTACCAGCTGTTCGCCGGTACCCAGGTTCAGGTCATTCAGATTTTCGGAAAGCAGGTTTTTTCTGGCACCGAATAGCCGCTGATGCTTTTTAGTCTCGTAATTCATCCCGAGCGTTCCGCCAATGTAATGCTTACCTATTGATTGGTTGTAGGACGTATAAACGTTGGTCACATTCATCGGGTCAAACCAGAAAGTTTTTTTCAGCTGGTCGGTATTATAGTTTGGTACGTCCGTCAGTATGCCCGGCTGGACCGAGTACTGAGCAACGGCCGACCGGTACCAGTCATCGGCGATGTAAAACGAGTAGGAGTGGTTCGCTACCAGGTTCCAGTTTTTGGTAAAATCCATCGTGACTGTGTTGATCGTCGTCAGCTCATGGACTTTCTTTTCACCTCCCGCAACGCCATCCAGCAGATTGGCAAAAAGGCCGTCTCCAATTGAATAGTTATTTTTCAGCGTATTATAGGTGGCTGTACCATCCGGGTTCCGGGGTGCATAAGCCGGCATTGCATGCACGGTGATCGCCACAAAGTTTGCATTTGCACCGCCTTCGCGCCCAGGATATTTGTATCTGGAATCAAAATACTGGGTATTGTTACTGACTTTGAGCCACGGGGTCAGCTGCGCATTGACTTTTGTACGCAGCGTGTAGGAGTTAAAACGATCCTTATTGATACGCATAATCCCGTCCTTTTGAAAAGCTGAACCGGACAGGAAATAATTGATTTTGTCCGTTCCACCCGAAAGGTTAAGGTTATGCTGCATTGTCGGCTGGGTCATATCGAAGATCGTATTCCACCAGTCGTAGTTTCCGTAGTAGTTATAAATGTCTTTTCCGTTCACATTCTTCACGACAGTCCAGGGTCGCGCCGGATTTTCAGTTTTATCATACCTTCTGGCTTCCAGCTCGGCATAATCTTCGTCTGAATACCTGGTGTAAGTATTACCGGTTGCACGTTTGAAAGCTTCGTCGTTCAGCATGGTATGCTCATATCCGTTTGTCATGAAGTCGGTGCTGACGGTCGGTTTCGACCAGCCGAAATTGTTGCTGTAAGAAACGCTCGTTTTGCCGCTTTTTGCAGTTTTGGTAGTGACCAGAATCACCCCGAAAGCGCCACGGGCCCCATATATCGCGGAAGCAGCCGCATCTTTCAATACCGAAACAGACTCCACATCTCCCGGATTGATCCGGTTGATATCTCCCGGGATACCGTCGATCAATACCAGCGGGCCGCCGCCGTTAATGGAAGTTTCCCCGCGCACGTTCAGGTTACCGCCCGATCCCGGCTGTCCGGTGCTGAAGGTAATGTTCAGGTTAGGCACCATACCTTGCAGGATTTGCGACATATTGTTCAAAGGCCTGTTTTCAAGATCTTTGGCCTGTACGGTACTGACGGCGCCGGTCAGGTTTACCCTCTTTTGCGTTCCGTAACCCACTACAACCACCTCTGAAAGCGCCTTGTTGTCGGTTTCGAGTGAAACATTGACTTCCGATCGGCTTCCTACCCGAACCTCCTGCGAGATATATCCCACAAAGCTGAAAACCAGCACTGCCTCCGTATTGGGCACGACGATGGTGAATTTTCCGTCACCGTCTGTCGTCGTTCCCTGCGTAGTTCCCTTCAGTACCACACTCACGCCGGGTAAGGTACCCTGCCCGTCATTGGAACTTACAGTTCCTTTGATGGTTATATCGACCGGGTTGACGTAGTTATTGAGCTTCTCTTCCATATCGATAATGAAAGACTCCTCTTTGCTGACTTTGGTCTTGGCCAGCACGATCTGGTTGTTGATCAATTTGTAATCAATTCCTCTCGGTGAAAGCAGCTGGTCGAGGACTCTGGAAAGCTTCTGGTTTTTAACATGGATGCTAACCTCCTCTTTGACAGAAACCCTGCTGCTGTAAACGAAGCGTGTATTCACCTGTTCCTGAATCTGCTCCAATGCTTCTTTAAGCGACACGTTTTTCAGGCTCAGCGTCATATCCTTGCTCAGAACAGATTGGGCGGAAGTTTCCTTCGCATAGCTGCCACCTGCGAGCAGGGTGACGATAATCCATTGAAGCAGTCCAATGCGCATGATTTTTCGCCAGTTAACCGGCTTGTTACGTACTGATTTTTGCATAATTTTGATTGTCTGATGGTTAGGCACTGTTGGATAAAAGCGTCCTTTTGATCGGTGGTACGATTAAAAGGGATTCCGTTTTCGGGCCGGGGGTGGTGGTACACCTCCGGTCTTTCTTATGGCGGTACTGACTGGATCTTCATGGTTAATAGTCTGGGTTATTCACAGGGTGCCCCGCTGATCGTAATCGTCTCGCCACTTAATGAATAACTGGCCTCTAAGGTGGTACAGAGCATTTCAAGAATGCTGCTCAGAGGCTGTGATTCAAAGTTGGCGGTGACGCTGCAATGGGCCAGGCCGGGGTTTGACAAAGAAATATTGACATTAAATCGTTTTTCCAGCTGCTCGGTCACCGTGTTCATTGGGGTTTCTTCAAACACAATAGTTACCGGTTCGTAAATTGGTTTTCTGATCTGCGGCGCAATCGCCCTGGCCGTAAGTTTCCCTGAGCCCGCTTCGAACAATGCCTGCTCTTTCGGTTTAAGGGTTACCTGCTGCGGATTCCCTACCTTGCCACGCGCAGATACCTGCACGCTGCCGGTCACCACGTCTACCTGGACTACCTTTCTGCTCACCGGTGCTTTTACATTGAAACTGGTACCCAGTACACGGATCACCAGCTCGCCGCTTTCGATCAGAAATGGTCTCGAAGGGTCTTTCTGAATATCGAAAAAGCCCTCTCCTGAAAACGTCACAGCCCGCTGAGCAGAATCGAATTTTTGGGGATAGGTGATGATCGCATCCGGGTGCATCGCCACGGAGCTGCGATCGGGAAGGCGGTGGATAACAATGCGTTTCGCCTCGTTCCGGAATGTAACCAGCGCGACGGCTTCTTTCCGCACATGCCTTTGCGCAATGATCTGCTCTTTCGACTGGTTTTTAATATGATATAGAAAATAAACGCCCGCCGCGATCAGCACAGAGGCCGCAATACTGGTGAGCCAGCGCCAGTTAATGGTTTGTTCCGGCTTATTTTCTTCAAAGCCCAGCTGGTTCTTTATTCCCAAAAACGTATTTTCCTGAATCCCTGCCACGTCCGTTTCGGGCAGTTGATCGAGAAATGCGGTTTCCCCCTGCATCGAGTCGTACCAGGCTTCCACCTGCACCTTTTCCTCTTCGGTGCATTGGCCCGATAAATATTTCTGAAGTAGGGCAGGCGGGAATGGCGGCTTCATCTTCCTATGGGTGGTTATAACAGGAAGTCGCGCGCCGGGGAGCCAACCCTTAGTAGGTCAGCAGATTTTTTTTAAAAAATCAGGGACAGTATAAAAGCATAAATGATATGCTCCTTCAGATGTGCTCTCAGTACGCGCAGCGCCTTGGTAATATGCTGCTCAACGGTCTTTTCCGAGATTAATAGCTGTTCGGCGATCTGCCTGTTGGCAAAGCCCTGCCGGCTCAGGACAAAAACCTCCTGGCATTTTGGGGGCAGCAGGTGTAATCCAGTCTGATAGCGGTGTTCTAGATCGGAAACCAGCGCGGTTTGGTCGGCGGTTTCTTCGTGTTCAGGGCGCTGGATCGTCCATTGGTCGTAATGGCGGCGGCGGGTGGCTTCTTTTCGGTAAAAGGAGATAATTTGTCTTTTGGCAATGGTAAAAAGGAGCGACCGGCAGCATTCTGCATGCATGTTTTCACGTTGCTGCCAAAGGTTCACAAACAGTTCCTGGACAATCTCCTGGGCCGAAAACTGATCATTGACCTTGCTGTAAGCATAGTTGAACAGCGATTTGAAGTAACGGTTGTAAAGCGTTTCAAATGCCAGCTCATCGTGCTGCTCACGGATCAGCGCAAGGATATTTTCATCGGAACAGTTCGCGTAAATGTAGTTCATAATGAAGATGGCCTGTGAAATCTGACTTTAAGGTTTACAAAATTCGCAATTAAATTTGTTCAGGGCTCTTTGAGCAGATTAAGTAATCTCTTTCTTTTTTTTACTTTCTTAATAGAAAATTAACACTGTTTCAAAATCATTTCGAAGTATTATTAAATAAAAATATTGTCCAAATGCCTCACGGGCAGAACTCTCCACA
This Dyadobacter sp. UC 10 DNA region includes the following protein-coding sequences:
- a CDS encoding TonB-dependent receptor; this translates as MQKSVRNKPVNWRKIMRIGLLQWIIVTLLAGGSYAKETSAQSVLSKDMTLSLKNVSLKEALEQIQEQVNTRFVYSSRVSVKEEVSIHVKNQKLSRVLDQLLSPRGIDYKLINNQIVLAKTKVSKEESFIIDMEEKLNNYVNPVDITIKGTVSSNDGQGTLPGVSVVLKGTTQGTTTDGDGKFTIVVPNTEAVLVFSFVGYISQEVRVGSRSEVNVSLETDNKALSEVVVVGYGTQKRVNLTGAVSTVQAKDLENRPLNNMSQILQGMVPNLNITFSTGQPGSGGNLNVRGETSINGGGPLVLIDGIPGDINRINPGDVESVSVLKDAAASAIYGARGAFGVILVTTKTAKSGKTSVSYSNNFGWSKPTVSTDFMTNGYEHTMLNDEAFKRATGNTYTRYSDEDYAELEARRYDKTENPARPWTVVKNVNGKDIYNYYGNYDWWNTIFDMTQPTMQHNLNLSGGTDKINYFLSGSAFQKDGIMRINKDRFNSYTLRTKVNAQLTPWLKVSNNTQYFDSRYKYPGREGGANANFVAITVHAMPAYAPRNPDGTATYNTLKNNYSIGDGLFANLLDGVAGGEKKVHELTTINTVTMDFTKNWNLVANHSYSFYIADDWYRSAVAQYSVQPGILTDVPNYNTDQLKKTFWFDPMNVTNVYTSYNQSIGKHYIGGTLGMNYETKKHQRLFGARKNLLSENLNDLNLGTGEQLVEGDSYQYSLFGAFFRVNYDYMGKYLLEVNGRYDGTSRFGEGRRYGFFPSVSAGWRISEEKFFDPIKGAVNNLKIRASYGTLGNQLPANNNSASYYPYISTMPTALSSWMTNGQKLNYVNNPNPISANLTWEKATTSNIGLDADFIKSKLNLSFDAYIRKTTDMLIPGQVLPAVYGATVPTQNAGDLETRGFELALSWRDQFKLAGKPFSYNASFILSDYKAKITKYDNPNKILSSRYEGQTIGEMWGYSIDGFFKTDEEAKAYPIDQTIVNKQRLSAPGDWSRLQAGDLKFIDVNGDGKISEGANTLADHGDLKIIGNTSPRFRYGINLGASWGGFDISALAQGIIRKNWYPGNNADKFWGPYSRPYYSFIPREFEKDVWTPENQDAYFPILRGYTALNGGGDLNARNDRYIQNVGYLRLKNVVIGYTIPAKLTTKVRIPNARIYVSGENLLTYTPLRSKYIDPEQFDGDGTNGRTYPLSKTVSAGLSINF
- a CDS encoding FecR family protein; the protein is MKPPFPPALLQKYLSGQCTEEEKVQVEAWYDSMQGETAFLDQLPETDVAGIQENTFLGIKNQLGFEENKPEQTINWRWLTSIAASVLIAAGVYFLYHIKNQSKEQIIAQRHVRKEAVALVTFRNEAKRIVIHRLPDRSSVAMHPDAIITYPQKFDSAQRAVTFSGEGFFDIQKDPSRPFLIESGELVIRVLGTSFNVKAPVSRKVVQVDVVTGSVQVSARGKVGNPQQVTLKPKEQALFEAGSGKLTARAIAPQIRKPIYEPVTIVFEETPMNTVTEQLEKRFNVNISLSNPGLAHCSVTANFESQPLSSILEMLCTTLEASYSLSGETITISGAPCE
- a CDS encoding RNA polymerase sigma factor, encoding MNYIYANCSDENILALIREQHDELAFETLYNRYFKSLFNYAYSKVNDQFSAQEIVQELFVNLWQQRENMHAECCRSLLFTIAKRQIISFYRKEATRRRHYDQWTIQRPEHEETADQTALVSDLEHRYQTGLHLLPPKCQEVFVLSRQGFANRQIAEQLLISEKTVEQHITKALRVLRAHLKEHIIYAFILSLIF